The following proteins are encoded in a genomic region of Nomascus leucogenys isolate Asia chromosome 17, Asia_NLE_v1, whole genome shotgun sequence:
- the ATP5F1D gene encoding ATP synthase subunit delta, mitochondrial isoform X1 has product MLPAALLRRPGLSRLVRHVRAYAEAAAAPAAASGPNQMSFTFASPTQVFFNGANVRQVDVPTLTGAFGILAAHVPTLQVLRPGLVVVHAEDGTTSKYFVSSGSIAVNADSSVQLLAEEAVTLDMLDLGAAKANLEKAQAELLGAADEATRAEIQIRIEANEALVKALE; this is encoded by the exons ATGCTGCCCGCCGCGCTGCTCCGCCGCCCGGGACTTAGCCGCCTCGTCCGCCACGTCCGTGCCTATGCCGAGGCCGCCGCCGCCCCGGCTGCCGCCTCTGGCCCCAACCAGATGTCCTTCACCTTCGCCTCTCCCACGCAG GTGTTCTTCAACGGTGCCAACGTCCGGCAGGTGGATGTGCCCACGCTGACCGGAGCCTTCGGCATCCTGGCGGCCCACGTGCCCACGCTGCAGGTCTTGCGGCCGGGGCTGGTCGTGGTGCATGCAGAGGACGGCACCACCTCCAAATACTTTG TGAGCAGCGGTTCCATCGCAGTGAACGCCGACTCTTCAGTGCAGTTGTTGGCTGAAGAGGCCGTGACACTGGACATGTTGGACCTGGGG GCAGCCAAGGCGAACTTGGAGAAGGCCCAGGCGGAGCTGTTGGGGGCAGCTGACGAGGCCACACGGGCAGAGATCCAGATCCGAATCGAGGCCAACGAGGCCCTGGTGAAGGCCCTGGAGTAG
- the ATP5F1D gene encoding ATP synthase subunit delta, mitochondrial isoform X2, which yields MAGEEAWPSEGAPVPITTAHSRCGLSCKVAPGPGARRQAGQALGGMGTPRRAAGSRGTPDALSAPPQGWGAIPTPRSSATPWQGPPGHGWVEGDLPLPARGGGRRGWARAPGSRLREVEVCPVLSAGGSARDKGGASVPSPGEAGSHGDRGAGRGWGGGLPGSGGEGARGRRPGGGQRPRGGGRGAARWPRPPPRRAQPGRPEHPRPPYTRGKLRRGAAPGKAAAWTLRSAAGRGDPGIAGGRGWRRGARRPQVSTARARPLPEREERTGGSRSCPSRTSAHTRQRETEAQSLAGSQRGLVFSLLPVTGCPGPGAPYPGLCPFSQRFTPVSFNSFPSFTVSALLLLAPSSCLDPLLCYVSPRPYALRLACSCVLWGHHSASCELRGQPLSYGWPSRQRGSPREPGAR from the exons ATGGCGGGGGAGGAGGCCTGGCCCTCTGAGGGTGCGCCTGTGCCCATCACAACTGCACACAGCCGGTGCGGCCTGTCCTGCAAGGTAGCGCCAGGCCCTGGAGCTCGGCGCCAGGCAGGGCAAGCACTCGGAGGAATGGGGACGCCAAGGCGTGCAGCCGGCTCGAGAGGGACTCCAGACGCCCTGTCCGCCCCACCACAGGGGTGGGGGGCTATCCCCACTCCAAGAAGTTCAGCTACACCCTGGCAGGGCCCACCCGGCCATGGTTGGGTAGAGGGAGACCTCCCGCTGCCTGCGCGCGGGGGAGGGCGCAGGGGCTGGGCGCGTGCCCCCGGGTCACGactccgggaggtggaggtctgTCCGGTGCTGAGCGCTGGTGGGAGTGCAAGGGACAAAGGAGGCGCATCTGTTCCCAGCCCCGGAGAAGCTGGTTCCCATGGCGACCGCGGAGCAGGCCGCGGCTGGGGGGGCGGGTTGCCAGGGAGCGGCGGGGAGGGGGCGCGGGGGCGTCGGCCTGGGGGGGGGCAGCGGCCTCGGGGGGGCGGGCGCGGAGCCGCAAGATGGCCGCGGCCACCTCCCCGCCGTGCCCAGCCCGGGCGCCCGGAGCATCCCCGGCCACCTTACACTCGGGGGAAACTGAGGCGGGGCGCAGCACCAGGGAAAGCAGCCGCCTGGACATTGCGCAGCGCAGCCGGGCGGGGAGACCCGGGAATCGCAGGGGGTCGGGGCTGGCGCCGGGGTGCTCGGCGGCCCCAGGTCAGCACGGCACGCGCGAGGCCTCTCCCGGAGCGAGAGGAGCGCACAGGCGGCAGCCGCTCCTGCCCCTCCCGGACTTCCGCCCACACGCGACAgcgggaaactgaggcccaaagccTGGCAGGGTCCCAACGGGGACTGGTATTCTCACTGCTCCCGGTCACAGGCTGCCCGGGCCCTG GTGCCCCGTACCCAGGCCTCTGTCCATTCAGCCAGAGATTCACCCCGGTTTCCTTCAACTCCTTCCCCAGCTTCACAGTCTCGGCGCTTCTGCTCTTGGCTCCCAGCTCATGCCTGGATCCCCTCCTCTGCTATGTCTCTCCGAGGCCCTATGCCTTGCGCCTTGCCTGTTCCTGTGTGCTGTGGGGCCACCACTCCGCTAGCTGTGAACTCCGAGGGCAGCCCCTCTCTTATGGCTGGCCCTCCAGGCAGAGGGGCAGCCCCAGGGAACCTGGTGCCAGGTAA
- the LOC100600002 gene encoding voltage-dependent calcium channel beta subunit-associated regulatory protein isoform X1 → MGRGRRSAAAAGAGGGSACGVGARERRLRPPPPPEGKGRRRPARSQPDPAASAAGAAGRGPGSTGRSERARRQRGHVRGPSSRAGLPRAALSIHKFSACSAATGRRSQPGAPRSRPPPARRPWAARPGAEGPPPQFRMQPTATMVTAATTTTTTTATVALTTSWDNATGRPTAEPDPILDNYVLLVVVMSLFVGGTLVVLSGVLLLCKRCWDVHQRLNRAMEETEKTTTTYLDNGTRPAQDPDFRGEDPECQDAETERFLSTSSTGRRVSFNEAALFEQSRKTQDQGRRYTLTEGDFHHLKNARLTHLHLPPLKIVTIHECDSGEASSAATPHPATSPKATLAIFQPPGKALTGRSVGPSSALPGDPYNSAAGATDFAEISPSASSDSGEGTSLDAGTRSTKAGVPGAAAGPGEVGPGSGAGTVLQFLTRLRRHASLDGASPYFKVKKWKLEPSQRAASLDTRGSPKRHHFQRQRAASESTEQEEGGAPQEDFIQYIARAGDAVAFPHPRPFLASPPPALGRYFSVDGGARGGPVGPCPASPPSRRPRERSPGPVDTRSPASSGKAPPRGGLTGATSPAWTRGGKQGETG, encoded by the exons ATGGGCCGGGGGCGGCGCTCGGCCGCCGCGGCGGGTGCGGGGGGCGGCTCCGCGTGCGGAGTGGGCGCCCGGGAgcgcaggctccgccccccgcccccgccggaAGGGAAGGGGAGGCGGCGGCCGGCGAGGAGCCAGCCAGACCCAGCCGCGAGCGCAGCGGGGGCGGCGGGCCGCGGACCGGGCAGCACCGGGCGCTCGGAGCGGGCGCGCCGCCAACGCGGTCACGTGCGCGGCCCCTCCTCTCGCGCCGGCCTCCCCCGCGCCGCGCTCTCCATTCATAAATTCTCCGCCTGTTCCGCGGCCACCGGGCGCCGGAGCCAGCCGGGAGCACCACGcagccgcccgccgcccgcccgccgccCATGGGCCGCGCGTCCCGGCGCTGAG GGCCCTCCTCCCCAGTTCAGAATGCAGCCCACAGCCACCATGGTCAcagccgccaccaccaccaccaccaccactgccacagTAGCCCTGACGACGTCGTGGGACAATGCCACTGGACGCCCCACG gcagagccagaccccatcctGGACAACTAcgtgctgctggtggtggtgatgtcGCTGTTCGTGGGCGGCACGCTGGTGGTGTTGTCCGGCGTCCTGCTCCTCTGCAAGCGCTGCTGGGACGTCCACCAGCGCCTCAACAG GGCCATGGAGGAAACGGAGAAGACCACCACCACCTACCTGGACAACGGCACCCGCCCGGCCCAAG ACCCCGACTTCCGGGGGGAGGACCCCGAGTGCCAGGATGCGGAGACCGAACGCTTCCTGTCCACCAGCTCCACGGGCCGCCGGGTCTCCTTCAATGAGGCGGCGCTGTTCGAGCAGAGCCGCAAGACGCAGGACCAGGGCCGCCG ATACACACTGACGGAGGGGGACTTCCACCACCTGAAGAATGCCCGGCTCACACACCTGCACCTGCCGCCCCTCAAGATCGTCACCATCCACGAGTGTGACTCAGGCGAGGCCAGCTCAGCCGCCACACCCCACCCGGCCACCTCTCCCAAGGCCACTCTGGCCATCTTCCAG CCCCCGGGGAAGGCCCTCACGGGCCGCTCCGTGGGCCCCAGCTCCGCCCTGCCAGGTGACCCCTACAACTCAGCCGCGGGTGCCACTGACTTCGCGGAGATCAGCCCCTCGGCATCTAGCGACTCTGGGGAAGGCACCTCG CTGGATGCCGGTACCAGGagcaccaaggctggagtgcccGGGGCTGCAGCAGGGCCTGGGGAGGTGGGCCCGGGATCCGGGGCAGGTACCGTTCTGCAGTTCCTCACCCGCCTGCGCCGCCATGCCAGCCTGGACGGGGCCAGCCCCTATTTCAAGGTCAAGAAGTGGAAGCTGGAGCCCAGCCAGCGGGCAGCCAGTCTGGACACGAGAG GTTCCCCCAAGCGGCACCACTTCCAGCGGCAGCGGGCAGCCAGCGAGAGCACGGAGCAGGAGGAGGGGGGCGCCCCCCAGGAGGACTTCATCCAGTACATCGCCCGGGCCGGCGACGCCGTGGCCTTCCCGCATCCCCGCCCCTTTCTGGCCAGCCCGCCCCCTGCTCTCGGCAGGTATTTTTCAGTAGATGGAGGTGCTAGGGGTGGACCTGTGGGCCCTTGCCCCGCTTCGCCCCCCTCTAGGCGGCCCAGGGAGCGCTCTCCAGGCCCCGTGGACACGCGCTCGCCCGCCTCCAGCGGCAAGGCCCCTCCCAGAGGCGGACTCACTGGGGCCACCTCTCCAGCATGGACcagaggagggaagcagggagagaCTGGGTAA
- the LOC100600002 gene encoding voltage-dependent calcium channel beta subunit-associated regulatory protein isoform X2 yields the protein MGRGRRSAAAAGAGGGSACGVGARERRLRPPPPPEGKGRRRPARSQPDPAASAAGAAGRGPGSTGRSERARRQRGHVRGPSSRAGLPRAALSIHKFSACSAATGRRSQPGAPRSRPPPARRPWAARPGAEGPPPQFRMQPTATMVTAATTTTTTTATVALTTSWDNATGRPTQAEPDPILDNYVLLVVVMSLFVGGTLVVLSGVLLLCKRCWDVHQRLNRAMEETEKTTTTYLDNGTRPAQDPDFRGEDPECQDAETERFLSTSSTGRRVSFNEAALFEQSRKTQDQGRRYTLTEGDFHHLKNARLTHLHLPPLKIVTIHECDSGEASSAATPHPATSPKATLAIFQPPGKALTGRSVGPSSALPGDPYNSAAGATDFAEISPSASSDSGEGTSLDAGTRSTKAGVPGAAAGPGEVGPGSGAGTVLQFLTRLRRHASLDGASPYFKVKKWKLEPSQRAASLDTRGSPKRHHFQRQRAASESTEQEEGGAPQEDFIQYIARAGDAVAFPHPRPFLASPPPALG from the exons ATGGGCCGGGGGCGGCGCTCGGCCGCCGCGGCGGGTGCGGGGGGCGGCTCCGCGTGCGGAGTGGGCGCCCGGGAgcgcaggctccgccccccgcccccgccggaAGGGAAGGGGAGGCGGCGGCCGGCGAGGAGCCAGCCAGACCCAGCCGCGAGCGCAGCGGGGGCGGCGGGCCGCGGACCGGGCAGCACCGGGCGCTCGGAGCGGGCGCGCCGCCAACGCGGTCACGTGCGCGGCCCCTCCTCTCGCGCCGGCCTCCCCCGCGCCGCGCTCTCCATTCATAAATTCTCCGCCTGTTCCGCGGCCACCGGGCGCCGGAGCCAGCCGGGAGCACCACGcagccgcccgccgcccgcccgccgccCATGGGCCGCGCGTCCCGGCGCTGAG GGCCCTCCTCCCCAGTTCAGAATGCAGCCCACAGCCACCATGGTCAcagccgccaccaccaccaccaccaccactgccacagTAGCCCTGACGACGTCGTGGGACAATGCCACTGGACGCCCCACG CaggcagagccagaccccatcctGGACAACTAcgtgctgctggtggtggtgatgtcGCTGTTCGTGGGCGGCACGCTGGTGGTGTTGTCCGGCGTCCTGCTCCTCTGCAAGCGCTGCTGGGACGTCCACCAGCGCCTCAACAG GGCCATGGAGGAAACGGAGAAGACCACCACCACCTACCTGGACAACGGCACCCGCCCGGCCCAAG ACCCCGACTTCCGGGGGGAGGACCCCGAGTGCCAGGATGCGGAGACCGAACGCTTCCTGTCCACCAGCTCCACGGGCCGCCGGGTCTCCTTCAATGAGGCGGCGCTGTTCGAGCAGAGCCGCAAGACGCAGGACCAGGGCCGCCG ATACACACTGACGGAGGGGGACTTCCACCACCTGAAGAATGCCCGGCTCACACACCTGCACCTGCCGCCCCTCAAGATCGTCACCATCCACGAGTGTGACTCAGGCGAGGCCAGCTCAGCCGCCACACCCCACCCGGCCACCTCTCCCAAGGCCACTCTGGCCATCTTCCAG CCCCCGGGGAAGGCCCTCACGGGCCGCTCCGTGGGCCCCAGCTCCGCCCTGCCAGGTGACCCCTACAACTCAGCCGCGGGTGCCACTGACTTCGCGGAGATCAGCCCCTCGGCATCTAGCGACTCTGGGGAAGGCACCTCG CTGGATGCCGGTACCAGGagcaccaaggctggagtgcccGGGGCTGCAGCAGGGCCTGGGGAGGTGGGCCCGGGATCCGGGGCAGGTACCGTTCTGCAGTTCCTCACCCGCCTGCGCCGCCATGCCAGCCTGGACGGGGCCAGCCCCTATTTCAAGGTCAAGAAGTGGAAGCTGGAGCCCAGCCAGCGGGCAGCCAGTCTGGACACGAGAG GTTCCCCCAAGCGGCACCACTTCCAGCGGCAGCGGGCAGCCAGCGAGAGCACGGAGCAGGAGGAGGGGGGCGCCCCCCAGGAGGACTTCATCCAGTACATCGCCCGGGCCGGCGACGCCGTGGCCTTCCCGCATCCCCGCCCCTTTCTGGCCAGCCCGCCCCCTGCTCTCG GCTAG
- the LOC115830951 gene encoding voltage-dependent calcium channel beta subunit-associated regulatory protein, whose translation MDSGYASIEGRGAGDDTEPPAAPARPRSPRAWPRRPRRDYSIDEKTDALFHEFLRHDPHFDDTPAAARHRARAHPHARKQWQRGRQHSDPGARAAPAPAGTPAPPAGAARPVRAPLRRGDSVDGPPDGRTLGGAGDDPAIPVIEEEPGGGGCPGSGLCVVPPGSLLDKLAAGLDERLFPPRLAEPVVATPALVAAAPTSPDHSPA comes from the coding sequence ATGGACAGCGGCTACGCCAGCATCGAGGGCCGCGGCGCCGGCGACGACACCGAGCCGCCTGCCGCGCCCGCCCGGCCCCGCAGCCCGCGCGCCTGGCCCCGCCGCCCGCGCCGTGACTACAGCATCGACGAGAAGACGGACGCGCTGTTCCACGAGTTCCTTCGCCACGACCCGCACTTCGACGACACGCCGGCTGCCGCGCGACACCGCGCCCGCGCGCACCCGCACGCCCGCAAGCAGTGGCAGCGTGGCCGGCAGCACAGCGACCCCGGCGCCCgcgcggccccggccccggccggAACCCCGGCACCGCCTGCCGGCGCGGCCCGACCCGTGCGTGCGCCCTTGCGGCGCGGCGACAGCGTGGACGGCCCGCCCGACGGCCGCACCCTGGGCGGCGCCGGCGACGATCCCGCCATCCCCGTCATCGAGGAGGAGCCGGGCGGCGGGGGGTGCCCCGGCTCGGGCCTGTGCGTCGTACCCCCCGGGTCGCTGCTGGACAAGCTGGCGGCTGGCCTCGACGAGAGACTCTTTCCGCCGCGCCTCGCCGAGCCCGTCGTGGCGACTCCCGCGTTGGTCGCCGCCGCCCCCACGTCCCCCGACCACAGCCCGGCCTAA